In Thermosynechococcus sichuanensis E542, a single genomic region encodes these proteins:
- a CDS encoding undecaprenyl-diphosphate phosphatase gives MDIILWLQAIILGLVQGITEFLPISSTAHLILFSDLLGWKSVWHKTALDAMQFGSVIAVFGYFWQDIRQIGQGAWQAWQQRDWQREEWKLLVGIMVGTIPALAAGLILKLAKVELDRPQIIATMAIAMAILLGLAEKWGSRKRTYQDIGIFDGFLVGCGQMIALLPGASRSGSTLTTALFLGLERQTAARFSFLLGIPTLTIATLVQAKDVFDEGTLFIPLVIATLSSMVFSYLAIAWLLRFLQRHSTWVFIWYRLGLGTALWGAIAFGSLRT, from the coding sequence GTGGATATTATTCTCTGGCTGCAAGCAATCATCTTGGGCTTAGTGCAGGGTATTACCGAGTTTTTACCGATTAGCAGCACCGCTCACCTGATCCTCTTTAGTGACCTCTTGGGATGGAAAAGTGTTTGGCACAAAACTGCCCTAGATGCGATGCAGTTTGGTAGTGTCATTGCTGTTTTTGGCTATTTCTGGCAAGATATTCGCCAAATTGGCCAAGGGGCTTGGCAAGCATGGCAACAGCGGGACTGGCAACGGGAGGAATGGAAACTCTTGGTTGGGATCATGGTGGGCACGATTCCCGCATTAGCGGCTGGACTAATTCTGAAATTGGCCAAAGTAGAGTTGGATCGGCCTCAGATCATTGCCACGATGGCGATCGCCATGGCGATTCTTTTGGGACTTGCAGAAAAATGGGGTTCCCGTAAACGCACCTATCAAGACATTGGCATTTTCGATGGCTTCTTAGTCGGTTGTGGTCAGATGATTGCCCTGCTACCGGGGGCTTCGCGGTCAGGCTCCACACTAACGACAGCTTTATTTTTAGGACTGGAGCGGCAAACAGCGGCACGCTTTTCCTTTCTGTTGGGGATTCCGACACTGACGATCGCCACCCTTGTCCAAGCCAAAGATGTATTCGATGAGGGGACGCTGTTTATTCCCCTTGTAATTGCCACCCTCTCGAGTATGGTCTTTTCCTATCTGGCGATCGCTTGGCTGCTGCGATTTCTGCAACGCCATTCCACTTGGGTCTTTATCTGGTATCGCCTTGGCTTGGGAACTGCTCTGTGGGGAGCAATTGCCTTCGGTAGTCTGCGCACCTAG
- a CDS encoding R3H domain-containing nucleic acid-binding protein, with the protein MVELTVGQRQVTDDLDQLLAILPPPLGQSLTDHPQREELLEIVLDLGRLPEARFIHSTQYLAETPVSREMLQYAVDRVGEFSGDNRAGIERTLHRISALRNRQGTIIGLTCRVGRAVFGTIGMIRDLVESGQSILLLGRPGVGKTTALREIARVLADELHKRVVIIDTSNEIAGDGDIPHPAIGKARRMQVARPELQHQVMIEAVENHMPQVIVIDEIGTELEALAARTIAERGVQLIGTAHGNQIENLIKNPTLADLVGGIQSVTLGDEEARRRGTQKSVLERKAPPTFQIAVEMLERDRWVVHLDVAASVDLLLRGRQPAPEIRSVAADGSVVISRPEPAPQRSQVKSVPQRPSWRESGQMLPVVDANKEPLRANFAQLLEATLDAPTVGPNGEELPLHVFPYAVSRHHLEQAIRTLNLPIIVTKDIDQADVILTLRSHLKGESKLRHLAHIHHLPVHAIKTNSMAQIVRGLRHLLGIEDPSPAESADLSLFSPTGSDDELEALEEARLAVEEIVIPKGQAVELLPRSANIRRMQHELIEHYQLTSCSFGEEPNRRLRIYPNLSR; encoded by the coding sequence ATGGTTGAACTGACTGTTGGACAACGCCAAGTCACTGACGATCTCGATCAATTATTGGCCATCCTACCACCGCCCCTTGGACAGTCCCTCACTGATCATCCGCAGCGGGAAGAACTCTTAGAGATTGTTCTTGATTTGGGGCGATTGCCGGAAGCGCGGTTTATCCACAGCACCCAATACCTTGCCGAGACTCCCGTTAGCCGTGAGATGTTGCAATATGCCGTGGATCGGGTGGGCGAGTTTAGTGGTGACAATCGCGCCGGCATTGAGCGTACGCTGCACCGCATTAGTGCCCTACGCAATCGCCAAGGAACGATTATTGGTTTGACCTGCCGGGTGGGGCGAGCCGTCTTTGGCACGATTGGCATGATTCGCGACTTGGTCGAAAGTGGCCAGTCCATTTTGCTCTTGGGGCGCCCGGGGGTCGGTAAAACAACGGCACTACGGGAAATTGCCCGCGTCTTAGCGGATGAGTTGCACAAACGGGTGGTGATTATTGACACCTCCAATGAAATTGCGGGCGACGGTGACATTCCCCATCCAGCCATTGGTAAAGCGCGACGGATGCAGGTGGCGCGTCCGGAACTGCAGCATCAGGTGATGATTGAGGCGGTGGAAAACCACATGCCCCAAGTGATTGTCATTGATGAGATTGGCACAGAACTAGAAGCACTAGCGGCACGCACCATTGCTGAGCGGGGGGTACAACTCATTGGCACGGCCCACGGCAATCAAATTGAGAACTTGATCAAAAACCCGACCCTTGCGGACTTGGTGGGGGGCATTCAATCGGTTACCCTTGGGGATGAGGAAGCACGGCGGCGGGGTACCCAAAAGAGTGTTCTGGAACGCAAAGCTCCCCCCACCTTTCAAATAGCCGTGGAAATGCTGGAGCGCGATCGCTGGGTTGTCCATCTTGATGTGGCCGCCAGTGTGGATCTGCTGCTGCGAGGTCGCCAGCCAGCCCCCGAAATTCGCAGTGTTGCTGCCGATGGCTCGGTGGTGATTAGTCGTCCTGAGCCTGCCCCCCAGCGATCGCAGGTCAAATCTGTGCCTCAGCGTCCCTCTTGGCGCGAGAGCGGCCAGATGCTGCCCGTCGTTGATGCCAATAAAGAACCCCTGCGGGCAAATTTTGCCCAACTGCTCGAAGCCACATTGGATGCCCCCACGGTTGGGCCGAATGGTGAAGAGCTGCCCCTCCATGTCTTTCCCTACGCTGTCAGCCGTCATCACTTAGAACAGGCCATTCGCACCCTCAACCTACCCATTATTGTCACGAAGGACATTGATCAAGCGGATGTGATTTTGACGCTCCGCTCCCATCTCAAGGGGGAAAGCAAGCTGCGGCACCTTGCCCATATTCACCACCTACCCGTCCATGCCATTAAAACCAACAGCATGGCGCAAATTGTGCGGGGACTACGGCATTTGCTTGGCATTGAAGACCCCAGTCCAGCAGAATCAGCGGATCTCTCCCTCTTTAGTCCGACGGGCAGCGATGATGAATTGGAAGCTCTGGAGGAGGCGCGCCTAGCGGTTGAGGAAATTGTCATTCCCAAGGGGCAAGCAGTGGAGCTACTCCCGCGATCGGCCAACATTCGGCGAATGCAACATGAACTCATTGAGCACTACCAGTTGACCTCCTGTAGCTTTGGCGAAGAGCCAAATCGGCGGCTGCGGATCTACCCCAATCTCTCGCGCTAA
- the ldpA gene encoding circadian clock protein LdpA, with the protein MADFAAPLAALGAHRWFKLINGASFQDVAQIYNLTLAYALAGADCIDVAADPAVICAANEALTVAESFGATRPLLMVSINDGADPHFRKATFDPSCCPAECDRPCERICPADAIRFDEPVQGVLRDRCYGCGRCLPLCPLGLISTDEQPAVFEQITPLISAGTIQALEIHTQPQRYSAFDELWQRVRPWVRHLQVLAISCPQGEGVIDYLRWINGQIQPLDCALIWQADGRPMSGDIGDGATRATIQFGQAILGANLPGFVQLAGGTNGHTVAKLRAMGLLDPQGIAGVAYGSYARKRLAPFHAIADQPWQTVPAVLAAAVAEAATLVSPLKSVPSPSVPYG; encoded by the coding sequence ATGGCTGATTTTGCTGCCCCCCTCGCGGCTTTAGGGGCACATCGTTGGTTCAAACTCATTAATGGCGCCAGTTTCCAAGATGTTGCCCAAATTTATAACTTAACGTTGGCCTATGCCTTGGCAGGGGCTGATTGTATAGATGTGGCCGCTGACCCCGCCGTGATTTGCGCTGCCAATGAGGCTTTGACGGTTGCTGAGAGCTTCGGTGCAACTCGTCCTCTGCTCATGGTGAGCATTAATGATGGGGCTGACCCCCATTTTCGTAAAGCGACGTTTGATCCCAGTTGCTGTCCAGCAGAGTGCGATCGCCCCTGTGAACGCATTTGTCCTGCTGACGCCATTCGCTTTGATGAACCGGTGCAGGGGGTGCTGCGCGATCGCTGTTATGGTTGTGGCCGCTGTTTACCCCTCTGCCCCTTGGGCTTGATTAGCACCGATGAGCAACCGGCAGTGTTTGAGCAGATCACGCCCCTGATTAGCGCTGGCACGATCCAAGCCCTCGAAATTCATACGCAACCGCAGCGCTACAGCGCCTTTGATGAGCTTTGGCAGCGAGTCCGTCCTTGGGTGCGCCATTTACAGGTGCTGGCCATTAGTTGTCCCCAAGGAGAGGGAGTGATTGACTATTTGCGCTGGATCAATGGGCAGATTCAACCGTTGGACTGTGCCCTCATTTGGCAGGCGGATGGTCGTCCCATGAGCGGCGATATTGGCGATGGCGCAACCCGAGCCACAATCCAATTTGGCCAAGCCATTTTAGGTGCAAATTTACCCGGATTTGTGCAGTTGGCGGGCGGCACAAATGGCCATACGGTTGCTAAACTCAGGGCAATGGGATTGCTAGATCCACAGGGAATCGCTGGTGTTGCCTATGGTAGTTATGCTCGCAAACGCCTTGCCCCTTTCCACGCGATCGCCGACCAACCATGGCAAACTGTTCCTGCCGTCCTTGCAGCGGCCGTTGCTGAAGCAGCTACCCTTGTGTCTCCTTTGAAATCTGTCCCGTCACCCTCTGTACCCTATGGTTGA
- a CDS encoding RNA polymerase sigma factor SigF → MFSTTANTDLKHSTLSLLQAYQDNPAPELRNRLVELNMGLVRKEAHRWVQCSQESFDDLMQVGTLGLIHAIERFDPSKGVAFSSFAIPYIRGEIQHYLRDKSPQIRVPRRWQTLQSQGKRVMQELRQQLHRPPTDSEIAQALDVPLEEWQAAKLANYHTTPVSLDAPTFEGEEDTVSLGEIVPDQRYQSFQLAQEDRIRLQQCLQKLEARTCQILEFVFLHDLSQKETAELLGLSAVTVSRQIKKGLQALQRMMSHDDAEA, encoded by the coding sequence ATGTTCAGCACGACAGCCAATACAGACCTAAAACATTCCACCCTCTCGCTGTTGCAGGCATACCAAGACAACCCTGCACCGGAATTGCGGAATCGCCTTGTCGAGTTGAACATGGGACTGGTACGCAAAGAAGCCCATCGCTGGGTACAGTGCAGCCAAGAAAGCTTTGACGACCTCATGCAAGTGGGCACCCTCGGCCTCATTCACGCCATTGAACGCTTTGACCCCAGTAAAGGAGTGGCCTTTAGTTCCTTTGCCATTCCCTATATTCGCGGCGAGATTCAACACTACCTGCGGGATAAAAGTCCCCAAATTCGCGTCCCCCGCCGTTGGCAAACGCTGCAAAGCCAGGGAAAACGAGTGATGCAGGAGCTACGCCAACAACTGCATCGCCCCCCCACCGATAGTGAAATTGCCCAAGCCCTCGATGTCCCCCTTGAAGAATGGCAAGCAGCCAAATTGGCTAACTACCACACCACCCCTGTCAGCTTAGATGCCCCCACCTTTGAGGGCGAAGAAGACACCGTTTCCCTCGGGGAGATTGTGCCCGATCAGCGGTACCAAAGTTTTCAACTCGCCCAAGAAGATCGCATTCGTTTGCAGCAGTGCCTGCAAAAACTAGAAGCCCGCACCTGTCAGATTCTGGAATTTGTCTTTTTGCACGATTTGAGTCAAAAAGAAACCGCTGAACTCTTGGGTCTCAGTGCGGTCACGGTCTCTCGCCAGATTAAAAAAGGCCTCCAAGCCCTGCAACGGATGATGAGTCACGACGACGCTGAAGCCTGA